In Brassica rapa cultivar Chiifu-401-42 chromosome A06, CAAS_Brap_v3.01, whole genome shotgun sequence, a single window of DNA contains:
- the LOC103874721 gene encoding uncharacterized protein LOC103874721: MLSSSSPAAITAHPPLSPESCKLPLSVISLPQITRRYLFKTLSLCLAAPSLSVAPVHARGLFQMPPLRLSNRYYLVRAGESDYESLGIINTNPVAKTSVDSGLSEKGKKQTVKAALQLKSMGACDRNCWLWPSITQRAYQAAEIIASINGISRSYIVPEYSFLDARGLGAYEGKKLDTISEVYALDSISMKTKPPPISDGTPNESVSDVFVRVTQLMSILETQYSEDTVVIVSPDSDNLSILQAGVQGLDLRRHSELYFGPGEVRLLDADSIPVYKQPASAVYKCTNPPNCD, encoded by the exons atgttatcatcatcatcaccggCGGCCATCACCGCACATCCTCCTCTGTCACCGGAATCCTGCAAACTTCCTCTGAGCGTAATTTCATTGCCTCAGATTACCCGTAGATACCTTTTCAAGACTCTCTCCTTATGTCTCGCCGCACCATCACTCTCCGTCGCACCAGTCCACGCACGCGGCCTATTTCAAATGCCGCCTCTCCGTCTCTCTAATCG TTACTACCTGGTGCGAGCTGGTGAATCTGATTACGAAAGCTTGGGGATCATCAACACCAACCCGGTGGCAAAAACATCAGTAGATAGCGGATTGTCAGAGAAAGGTAAGAAGCAGACGGTCAAAGCTGCGTTACAGTTAAAGTCAATGGGGGCATGTGACAGAAACTGTTGGCTATGGCCTTCCATTACACAGAGAGCTTATCAGGCTGCTGAAATCATCGCTTCCATCAATGGGATTAGTCGCAG CTATATAGTTCCAGAATATAGCTTTCTTGATGCTCGTGGTTTAGGAGCTTACGAAGGCAAGAAGCTAGATACCATATCTGAA GTGTATGCATTAGACTCGATATCTATGAAGACAAAACCTCCTCCTATAAGCGACGGTACTCCTAACGAGAGTGTGTCAGATGTATTCGTGCGTGTTACGCAGCTAATGTCCATTCTCGAGACTCAGTACTCAGAGGACACGGTCGTCATTGTTTCACCTGATTCAGACAACTTATCTATCTTACAAGCTGGTGTTCAAGGTCTTGACCTTCGGAGGCATTCAGAGTTGTATTTTGGACCAGGAGAAGTAAGATTGTTGGATGCAGACAGCATCCCAGTGTATAAGCAGCCTGCCTCTGCTGTGTATAAATGTACAAACCCACCAAACTGTGACTAG
- the LOC103874717 gene encoding CASP-like protein 4A2, whose translation MKRTTSSNSEAQSYIESPLSPLRFHSPLSDAGDPPESRYVSPEGSPFKLDNPKTIVTDGKFPPLPPPPPQFPPRHQRSARGAPTNSSSEKSPSSMVVFNRWVREEGPQTTTRKVGGGETTTVNRARRDELVSIAALGFRVSEVILCVISFSIMAADKTQGWSGDSYDRYKEYRYCLAVNVIAFVYSAFQACDAACYIAKESYMLNCGFHDIFVFSMDQIIAYLLMSASSCAATRVDDWVSNWGKDDFTQMATASIAVSFIAFVAFAVSALISSYRLFSHASS comes from the exons ATGAAGCGGACTACGTCATCGAACTCGGAAGCGCAGAGCTACATCGAATCACCACTCTCTCCTCTTCGATTCCATTCCCCTCTCTCAGATGCCGGAGATCCACCGGAGAGCCGTTACGTTTCCCCAGAGGGATCTCCTTTCAAACTCGACAACCCCAAGACAATCGTAACCGACGGCAAGTTCCCGCCTCTTCCGCCGCCTCCTCCTCAGTTCCCGCCGCGGCATCAGAGGAGCGCGAGAGGAGCCCCGACGAACTCTTCGTCCGAGAAGTCTCCGTCGTCTATGGTGGTGTTCAATCGCTGGGTGAGGGAGGAAGGTCCACAGACCACGACGAGGAAGGTTGGAggcggagagacgacgacggtGAACAGAGCGAGACGAGATGAATTGGTGAGTATAGCGGCGCTAGGGTTTAGAGTGAGCGAAGTGATTCTGTGCGTGATATCGTTTTCGATCATGGCGGCTGATAAAACTCAAGGATGGAGCGGCGATTCTTATGATCGTTACAAAGAGTACAG GTATTGTTTGGCTGTAAACGTTATAGCATTCGTATACTCTGCGTTTCAAGCTTGCGACGCTGCTTGCTACATCGCTAAAGAGTCTTATATGTTGAACTGTGGATTTCATGACATCTTCGTCTTCTCCATGGATCAA atTATTGCATATCTTCTGATGTCGGCTTCTTCATGCGCTGCTACTCGAGTTGATGATTGGGTATCTAATTGGGGAAAAGATGACTTTACTCAAATGGCAACCGCTTCCATCGCTGTTTCTTTTATAGCGTTTGTGGCGTTTGCAGTCAGCGCTTTGATTTCTTCTTACAGGCTCTTCTCTCATGCTTCCTCTTGA
- the LOC103874723 gene encoding rac-like GTP-binding protein ARAC10 isoform X2 has protein sequence MCVLRFIQSMASSASKFIKCVTVGDGAVGKTCMLICYTSNKFPTDYIPTVFDNFSANVVVEGTTVNLGLWDTAGQEDYNRLRPLSYRGADVFVLSFSLVSRASYENVFKKWIPELQHFAPGVPLVLVGTKLDLREDKHYLADHPGLSPVTTAQGEELRKLIGATYYIECSSKTQQFLIRRSRK, from the exons atgtgtgtgttgaGATTCATTCAATCAATGGCTTCAAGTGCTTCAAAGTTCATAAAATGCGTGACGGTTGGTGATGGCGCCGTTGGTAAAACCTGTATGCTCATCTGCTACACCAGCAACAAATTCCCTACT GACTACATACCAACAGTTTTTGACAACTTTAGTGCAAACGTTGTAGTTGAAGGCACCACTGTGAACCTAGGGCTGTGGGACACTGCTG GACAAGAAGACTATAACAGATTAAGGCCTTTGAGTTACAGAGGAGCAGATGTTTTCGTCCTGTCTTTCTCCTTGGTCAGCCGAGCTAGCTAcgagaatgtttttaaaaag TGGATCCCTGAACTCCAACACTTTGCCCCTGGAGTTCCATTAGTCCTTGTTGGTACCAAATTAG ATCTTCGTGAAGATAAGCATTATTTGGCTGACCATCCTGGACTATCCCCTGTAACTACTGCACAG GGAGAGGAATTGCGTAAGCTAATAGGTGCGACATATTACATTGAATGTAGCTCAAAAACTCAACAG TTTTTGATTCGGCGATCAAGGAAGTGA
- the LOC103874718 gene encoding peroxisomal membrane protein PEX14: MATPSDFPPPDDKSPIPEVVTTPSPPPPPTTEAQQASIAQETPKQQDSPPSVFKNSEPLREDQIQNAIKFLSHPRVRGSPVIHRRSFLERKGLTKEEIDEAFRRVPDPSPSSQPTVSTQEGQKAVSNVQPQGQVKAMQPALAPAPVVMVPPPSLLSRFRWYHAALAVGVLAASGAGTAIFVKKSLIPRIKSWVRRIMLEEETYPLKKADAKPSLAEEAVAAAKAASAAASDVARVSQEMMITKSEERKYFEDLTRLLGVQVQEMKSLSNNIRNLEGNYNNLPKVYSADQEVYGGGLVKTSAERRSYANGSNIDYDTRSARSASPPPAPPADSSMPPHPKSYMDIMSMIQRGEKPSNIREINDMPPNPNQQLSNPRIAPKSKPWDYGQAPQDENANGPWWQQKNPRSTDFGYETTASRSIGIQNETNTMEPAALPRQRSWVPPQPPPVVMAEAAEAIRRPKPQAKIDQEAAASDDQSGVSDELQKITKFSETGGDGSGNLQITEIQEESEQQQFSQEGN; the protein is encoded by the exons ATGGCAACTCCTTCCGATTTTCCTCCGCCCGATGATAAATCCCCGATTCCAG AGGTTGTTACAACGCCttcgcctcctcctcctcctacaaCTGAGGCTCAGCAAGCCAGCATCGCTCAAGAAACTCCTAAGCAGCAGGACTCTCCCCCCTCTGTCTTTAAGAACTCTGAGCCTTTACGTGAGGATCAGATTCAGAACGCCATCAAGTTCCTTTCTCACCCCAGAGTTAGAGGATCCCCTGTTATACACAGAAGGTCCTTTCTCGAGAGGAAAGGTCTCACCAAGGAAGAGATTGACGAAGCTTTCCGCCGTGTCCCT GACCCATCGCCAAGTTCGCAGCCAACGGTTAGCACTCAAG AAGGACAGAAAGCAGTGTCTAATGTTCAGCCACAAGGGCAGGTAAAAGCCATGCAGCCTGCTCTTGCTCCTGCTCCCGTTGTTATGGTTCCACCTCCGAGTTTGCTCTCCCGCTTTCGCTGGTACCATGCTGCTCTTGCTGTCGGAGTTTTAGCTGCTTCTGGTGCCGGAACTGCTATTTTTGTCAAG AAATCTCTCATCCCCAGAATAAAATCGTGGGTCCGGAGAATCATGTTGGAAGAAGAAACTTACCCTCTGAAGAAAGCTGATGCAAAACCTAGCTTAGCTGAAGAAGCAGTAGCTGCAGCCAAAGCTGCTTCGGCGGCTGCTTCTGATGTTGCCAGGGTTAGTCAGGAAATGATGATAACGAAGAGTGAAG AGAGGAAATATTTTGAGGACTTAACGCGCCTGTTAGGCGTCCAAGTACAAGAAATGAAGTCTTTGAGCAATAATATCCGTAATCTCGAAG GGAATTACAACAACCTCCCCAAGGTTTATTCAGCTGACCAAGAGGTTTATGGTGGTGGTTTGGTTAAAACTTCGGCAGAAAGG AGATCCTATGCAAATGGCAGCAACATTGATTATGACACGCGCTCAG CACGGTCTGCTTCTCCTCCTCCTGCGCCACCAGCTGATTCTTCTATGCCCCCTCATCCGAAGTCATACATGGAT ATAATGTCTATGATCCAGAGAGGAGAGAAGCCTTCAAACATTCGG GAGATTAACGACATGCCACCAAATCCAAACCAACAGCTTTCAAATCCTCGCATCGCTCCTAAATCTAAG CCATGGGACTATGGCCAAGCGCCGCAAGACGAGAATGCCAACGGTCCATGGTGGCAACAGAAAAATCCTAGATCCACGGATTTTGGCTATGAGACAACAGCGTCCAGGTCCATCGGTATCCAAAATGAAACAAACACAATGGAACCAGCAGCTCTCCCGAGGCAGCGATCATGGGTTCCCCCACAACCACCTCCAGTTGTTATGGCAGAAGCAGCCGAGGCCATTCGGCGTCCTAAGCCACAAGCTAAGATAGACCAAGAAGCAGCTGCCAGTGATGACCAGTCAGGTGTGAGCGACGAGTTACAGAAGATCACTAAGTTCTCTGAAACTGGTGGTGATGGATCAGGAAACTTGCAGATCACAGAGATCCAAGAAGAATCAGAGCAGCAACAATTCAGCCAAGAAGGGAACTAA
- the LOC103874722 gene encoding uncharacterized protein LOC103874722 gives MEVVQSDPAQDPETRYVPRCCSCFPTFRSRSSAYSSWGRIRSVDDNHSVDRGDDPPWWKRAALKIREWSEIVAGPRWKTFIRRFNRDPRRGRDWDASEKFQYDPLSYSLNFDDDDEDDEYVGLGGFRSFSTRYASVPVSSGKSLAVPPRNEVSKS, from the coding sequence ATGGAAGTTGTACAATCGGACCCAGCCCAGGATCCGGAAACCCGGTACGTTCCACGTTGCTGCTCGTGTTTCCCCACCTTCCGATCAAGAAGCTCCGCATACTCCTCCTGGGGAAGAATTCGGAGCGTTGATGATAATCACAGCGTTGACCGCGGAGACGATCCACCGTGGTGGAAACGGGCGGCTCTTAAGATCCGAGAGTGGTCTGAAATCGTAGCTGGTCCACGTTGGAAGACTTTCATTCGCCGATTCAACCGCGATCCACGTCGCGGCCGCGATTGGGACGCCAGCGAGAAGTTTCAGTACGATCCTTTGAGTTACTCTTTAAATttcgacgacgacgacgaggaCGACGAGTACGTCGGTTTGGGTGGATTCCGAAGCTTCTCCACTCGCTACGCTTCCGTTCCGGTCTCCTCAGGAAAATCTCTGGCGGTTCCGCCGCGTAACGAGGTATCGAAGAGTTAG
- the LOC103874725 gene encoding nucleobase-ascorbate transporter 6, translated as MAGGGAPAPKADEPQPHPPKDQLPNISYCITSPPPWPEAILLGFQHYLVMLGTTVLIPTALVPQMGGGYEEKAKVVQTILFVAGINTLLQTLFGTRLPAVIGASYTFVPTTISIILSGRFSDTSNPIDRFERIMRATQGALIVASTLQMILGFSGLWRNVVRFLSPISAVPLVGLVGFGLYEFGFPGVAKCIEIGLPELLILVFVSQYLPHVIKSGKNVFDRFAVIFAVVIVWIYAHLLTVGGAYNGAAPTTQTSCRTDRAGLVGAAPWIRVPWPFQWGAPSFDAGEAFAMMMASFVALVESTGGFIAVSRYASATMLPPSILSRGVGWQGVAILISGLFGTGAGSSVSIENAGLLALTRVGSRRVVQIAAGFMIFFSILGKFGAVFASIPGPIIAALYCLFFAYVGAGGLSFLQFCNLNSFRTKFILGFSVFLGLSIPQYFNEYTAIKGYGPVHTGGRWFDDMVNVPFSSEPFVAGMVAFFLDNTLHKKDSSIRKDRGKHWWDKFRSFKGDTRSEEFYSLPFNLNKYFPSV; from the exons ATGGCGGGAGGTGGAGCTCCAGCACCGAAAGCAGACGAACCTCAACCTCATCCTCCCAAAGATCAGCTTCCAAACATCTCTTACTGCATCACCAGTCCCCCTCCTTGGC CTGAAGCTATTCTCCTTGGCTTTCAACATTACCTTGTCATGCTCGGCACTACAGTTCTCATTCCTACTGCTCTTGTTCCCCAGATGGGTGGTGGCTAT GAAGAGAAGGCAAAGGTGGTCCAGACTATTCTCTTTGTTGCCGGCATCAACACATTGCTCCAAACTCTTTTCGGCACCAGGCTGCCTGCTGTCATTGGAGCTTCTTACACTTTTGTGCCAACCACTATTTCCATCATCCTCTCTGGCAGATTCAGTGATACCTCCAACCCTATAGAT CGCTTTGAGAGGATTATGCGAGCAACCCAAGGCGCCTTGATTGTTGCTTCAACCCTACAGATGATTCTTGGTTTCAGTGGTCTCTGGCGTAATGTTGTTAG GTTCTTGAGTCCTATTTCAGCTGTTCCATTGGTGGGTCTCGTTGGATTTGGGCTATACGAGTTTGGTTTCCCTGGG GTTGCTAAATGCATAGAGATTGGGCTGCCTGAGCTTCTTATCCTCGTATTTGTTTCACAG TATCTGCCTCATGTGATCAAATCAGGGAAAAATGTGTTTGACCGGTTTGCTGTAATATTCGCGGTGGTGATTGTATGGATCTATGCTCACCTTCTTACAGTTGGTGGGGCATACAATGGTGCTGCACCTACTACACAAACAAGTTGCCGGACTGATCGTGCTGGCCTCGTTGGTGCTGCTCCATG GATAAGAGTTCCATGGCCTTTCCAGTGGGGTGCTCCTTCGTTTGATGCTGGAGAAGCTTTTGCAATGATGATGGCTTCCTTTGTTGCTCTAGTTGAG TCAACCGGTGGTTTTATCGCTGTCTCAAGATATGCAAGTGCAACGATGTTACCACCTTCTATTCTCAGCCGTGGTGTTGGCTGGCAG GGCGTCGCCATTCTGATATCGGGGTTGTTTGGCACTGGTGCTGGTTCCTCTGTCTCTAT TGAAAATGCAGGACTATTAGCCTTGACAAGAGTTGGTAGTCGAAGGGTTGTCCAGATAGCTGCAGGCTTCATGATCTTCTTCTCTATTCTCG GAAAATTCGGAGCTGTGTTTGCGTCAATCCCTGGACCCATTATTGCTGCTTTGTACTGTCTCTTCTTTGCCTACGTTGGAGCTGGAGGATTGAGTTTTCTTCAGTTCTGCAACTTAAACAGCTTCAGGACTAAGTTCATCTTAGGCTTCTCTGTCTTTCTGGGCTTGTCAATCCCTCAATACTTCAATGAGTACACTGCAATCAAAGGCTATGGTCCAGTCCACACAGGCGGTCGTTGG TTCGACGATATGGTGAATGTCCCGTTCTCATCAGAACCTTTTGTTGCTGGCATGGTCGCCTTCTTCTTGGACAACACACTGCACAAGAAAGATTCATCGATAAGGAAAGACAGAGGGAAGCATTGGTGGGACAAGTTCAGATCTTTCAAAGGtgacacaagaagtgaagagttctaCTCTCTTCCTTTCAACCTCAACAAGTATTTCCCTTCTGtctag
- the LOC103874723 gene encoding rac-like GTP-binding protein ARAC10 isoform X1, translated as MCVLRFIQSMASSASKFIKCVTVGDGAVGKTCMLICYTSNKFPTDYIPTVFDNFSANVVVEGTTVNLGLWDTAGQEDYNRLRPLSYRGADVFVLSFSLVSRASYENVFKKWIPELQHFAPGVPLVLVGTKLDLREDKHYLADHPGLSPVTTAQGEELRKLIGATYYIECSSKTQQNVKAVFDSAIKEVIKPVVKQKEKTNNKKKQKSNHGCLSNVLCGRIVTRH; from the exons atgtgtgtgttgaGATTCATTCAATCAATGGCTTCAAGTGCTTCAAAGTTCATAAAATGCGTGACGGTTGGTGATGGCGCCGTTGGTAAAACCTGTATGCTCATCTGCTACACCAGCAACAAATTCCCTACT GACTACATACCAACAGTTTTTGACAACTTTAGTGCAAACGTTGTAGTTGAAGGCACCACTGTGAACCTAGGGCTGTGGGACACTGCTG GACAAGAAGACTATAACAGATTAAGGCCTTTGAGTTACAGAGGAGCAGATGTTTTCGTCCTGTCTTTCTCCTTGGTCAGCCGAGCTAGCTAcgagaatgtttttaaaaag TGGATCCCTGAACTCCAACACTTTGCCCCTGGAGTTCCATTAGTCCTTGTTGGTACCAAATTAG ATCTTCGTGAAGATAAGCATTATTTGGCTGACCATCCTGGACTATCCCCTGTAACTACTGCACAG GGAGAGGAATTGCGTAAGCTAATAGGTGCGACATATTACATTGAATGTAGCTCAAAAACTCAACAG AATGTGAAAGCAGTTTTTGATTCGGCGATCAAGGAAGTGATCAAACCGGTGGTTAAACAAAAGGAGAAGACCAATAACAAGAAGAAGCAAAAGTCTAATCATGGCTGTTTATC AAACGTTCTGTGTGGGAGGATAGTGACTCGGCACTGA
- the LOC103874726 gene encoding uncharacterized protein LOC103874726 codes for MGNCQAVETATAVLERPDGKSERFYCTVSASEVIKSHPGHHVALLISSSVPNGGSLRVTRIKLLRPSDNLLLGHVYRLISSEEVMKGLRAKKSEKMKKIHGEFSVAEEEEINPLTLRSESAFDKDSQRRMNEKQRVIKTGATNKVRAWQPSLQSISESTS; via the exons ATGGGGAACTGTCAGGCAGTGGAGACGGCAACGGCGGTGTTGGAACGACCGGACGGCAAGTCGGAGAGATTTTACTGTACAGTGAGCGCGAGCGAGGTGATCAAGTCTCATCCCGGCCACCACGTCGCTCTCCTCATCTCGTCCTCCGTACCTAACGGTGGCTCTCTCCGCGTCACCCGAATCAAACTGCTCCGTCCTTCGGATAATCTCTTGCTCGGCCATGTGTATAGACTCATCTCTTCCGAAG agGTAATGAAAGGATTAAGAGCCAAGAAATCtgaaaagatgaagaagatccATGGAGAATTTTCTGTTGCAGAAGAGGAGGAGATTAACCCACTAACCCTAAGATCTGAATCTGCATTTGACAAAGACTCTCAG AGAAGGATGAATGAAAAACAGAGAGTGATAAAGACAGGAGCTACCAACAAAGTTAGAGCTTGGCAGCCTTCTCTTCAAAGCATATCAGAATCTACAAGCTAA